A single genomic interval of Aphidius gifuensis isolate YNYX2018 linkage group LG6, ASM1490517v1, whole genome shotgun sequence harbors:
- the LOC122858580 gene encoding E3 ubiquitin-protein ligase NRDP1 isoform X1, giving the protein MGFDVHRFQGEVDEELVCPICSGVLEDPVQVSDVLQAQVCEHAFCRACINEWINRQPTCPLDRTPITSAQLRPVPRILRNLLARLSISCDNMIYGCQIVIKLDNLVAHLKECDYNPKRPVSCEQGCGLIIPKDELKDHNCVRELRTLIQSQHQKLSDMKREIGEQQFQINEQRREINLLKDFMRAMRVSNPAMRALADQMERDEVIRWSATLPRARVTRWGGMISTPDELLQTMIKRTLSEYHCPPHVIDELMENCHERKWPPGLNSLETRQNSRRQYESYVCKRVPGKQAVLVLYCDNVHMSEDMMVEPGLVMIFAHGIE; this is encoded by the exons GGTGAAGTTGATGAAGAATTAGTATGTCCAATTTGTTCAGGAGTACTTGAAGATCCAGTTCAg GTGAGTGATGTGTTGCAGGCTCAAGTTTGTGAACATGCATTCTGTCGTGCTTGTATAAATGAATGGATAAATCGTCAGCCAACATGTCCATTGGATAGAACACCAATAACATCAGCTCAATTACGTCCAGTTCCACGTATATTACGTAATTTATTAGCTCGTTTATCAATAAGTTGTGACAATATGATTTATGGCTGTCAAATAGTTATTAAACTTGATAATCTTGTTGCACATTTAAAAGAATGTGATTATAATCCAAAGAGACCAGTATCATGTGAACAAGGTTGTGGTTTAATAATACCAAAAGATGAATTAAAAGATCATAATTGTGTACGAGAATTACGTACATTAATACAATCACAACATCAAAAATTAAGTGATATGAAACGTGAAATTGGTGaacaacaatttcaaataaatgaacaaagacgtgaaattaatttattaaaagattttatGAGAGCTATGAGAGTATCAAATCCAGCAATGAGAGCACTTGCTGATCAAATGGAGCGTGATGAAGTTATAAGATGGTCAGCAACATTACCACGAGCAAGAGTTACAAGATGGGGTGGAATGATATCAACACCAGATGAATTACTTCAg aCAATGATTAAGAGAACTTTATCCGAGTATCATTGTCCACCACatgttattgatgaattaatggAAAATTGTCATGAACGTAAATGGCCACCTGGTTTAAATTCACTTGAAACACGACAAAATTCAAGACGTCAATATGAAAGTTATGTATGTAAACGAGTACCAGGAAAACAAGCTGTTTTAGTACTTTATTGTGACAATGTACATATGTCTGAGGACATGATGGTTGAGCCAGGTCTTGTTATGATATTTGCTCATGGCATTGAATAG
- the LOC122858580 gene encoding E3 ubiquitin-protein ligase NRDP1 isoform X2, which translates to MGFDVHRFQGEVDEELVCPICSGVLEDPVQAQVCEHAFCRACINEWINRQPTCPLDRTPITSAQLRPVPRILRNLLARLSISCDNMIYGCQIVIKLDNLVAHLKECDYNPKRPVSCEQGCGLIIPKDELKDHNCVRELRTLIQSQHQKLSDMKREIGEQQFQINEQRREINLLKDFMRAMRVSNPAMRALADQMERDEVIRWSATLPRARVTRWGGMISTPDELLQTMIKRTLSEYHCPPHVIDELMENCHERKWPPGLNSLETRQNSRRQYESYVCKRVPGKQAVLVLYCDNVHMSEDMMVEPGLVMIFAHGIE; encoded by the exons GGTGAAGTTGATGAAGAATTAGTATGTCCAATTTGTTCAGGAGTACTTGAAGATCCAGTTCAg GCTCAAGTTTGTGAACATGCATTCTGTCGTGCTTGTATAAATGAATGGATAAATCGTCAGCCAACATGTCCATTGGATAGAACACCAATAACATCAGCTCAATTACGTCCAGTTCCACGTATATTACGTAATTTATTAGCTCGTTTATCAATAAGTTGTGACAATATGATTTATGGCTGTCAAATAGTTATTAAACTTGATAATCTTGTTGCACATTTAAAAGAATGTGATTATAATCCAAAGAGACCAGTATCATGTGAACAAGGTTGTGGTTTAATAATACCAAAAGATGAATTAAAAGATCATAATTGTGTACGAGAATTACGTACATTAATACAATCACAACATCAAAAATTAAGTGATATGAAACGTGAAATTGGTGaacaacaatttcaaataaatgaacaaagacgtgaaattaatttattaaaagattttatGAGAGCTATGAGAGTATCAAATCCAGCAATGAGAGCACTTGCTGATCAAATGGAGCGTGATGAAGTTATAAGATGGTCAGCAACATTACCACGAGCAAGAGTTACAAGATGGGGTGGAATGATATCAACACCAGATGAATTACTTCAg aCAATGATTAAGAGAACTTTATCCGAGTATCATTGTCCACCACatgttattgatgaattaatggAAAATTGTCATGAACGTAAATGGCCACCTGGTTTAAATTCACTTGAAACACGACAAAATTCAAGACGTCAATATGAAAGTTATGTATGTAAACGAGTACCAGGAAAACAAGCTGTTTTAGTACTTTATTGTGACAATGTACATATGTCTGAGGACATGATGGTTGAGCCAGGTCTTGTTATGATATTTGCTCATGGCATTGAATAG